The genomic region TCCAAGGAGCTAGAGAAACATGTAAAGAAGGCCGAAATTCTGGAGAAGGTGATGGGGTCTGACCACGCTCCAGTCACCTTGGAGCTTGATATTTAACCTAGGTCCGTGATGAAGGTTAAGTCTGCGCAATTACAGAATCAAGATCAAGTAAATCGTTTCCAGTAACTCATAGATGCCGTAATACGTTAGACCGTTCGCGATTTGCATTTTGCTAAGGCCACCCCTCACATAGTAGGCCCCACCGAGCACATGGATTACGAGATAGAGAAGCCCGAGATAATATAACACGCCAGCAACTGCATGTAACGCGATCAAGACTATGTAGAATACTGCTTCGTAGACGGCGATGAGATTTCCAAGTCTCTTCGGGAACGTCATTTTCATGAAAGAGACAACTGTCCCGGTAAGATGAATAAGTATCATGACCAAAATCATGAAAAAGATAAATTCCATTTAACCACCTCACATGTACTTGGGCTTCCATCCTGCCGGCAAGATACTATCCCTTAGCTCGAAAAGTATGTTCGGATTCCAGGCCAATTCCTTGTCCAATTCACGGTAAATGCTGTGTTCCTCGATGGAGTTATGTGCCTTAAGCAGTTGCATAAGGAGAATGAGTTTCACTTCAGTTTCGTTGTCTCTTTCCTCTACGAGTCGAAGAATATTGTCCAACAGGTTCCAGATCGCTACGTGTTGCATCATTAGCTCACTTATCCAGTTGTCAAGATCTGGACCCTTTAGGTAAGGAAAGAGAACCTCTTCCTCCAGGAAGATATGTGTCTTTATCCTGGCGCTTGCTATTTTCGCCTTATTCCACGCTCTCTCCCAGTCTCTCCTTTTAACCTCCTTTAGGGTTTCTTCCAATTCGTTATCTCCACTTACATGGTCCCTAGTCATGAACAAGGAGATAGTCTCGACGTTCTGCAATATCCTCACCTAGGGAGGCTTCACGTCGATAGCTGCCACTGGGCATACATTAACGCATGCCATGCAAAATATACATGCGTTCTCGTTAACTGGATCGGCCTTCTTTTCCGAGACTGGGTTGCCAGGAGTATCAAACCATTGAAACACGTTCACTGGACATGCAGTTATACATGAACCGTCAGCAATGCAGATGTCAAAGTCCACTCCGACAATGGTTCCATGGACTCCCAAGACTTTAGGCGAATCTACGTTTCCGTAAACCTTGTGGCCCACATGTTCCCCCGACACTGGCCTTGATCTGTAGTTGGGATCTATTCCCATCAGATCACCGAGAGTCTTCTCTCGAGACGCTAAGAAAAATTAATACCCTAAACATTAAGGGTTGATCCAGAACCAATAATTTTACATTAACAAACAAATATAACCTTTCTCTCAGGAAACGATTTTAGCTTTACATTGATCCTCACTAGCTTCACTGGCTTAACCTAGTAGTACAATGTATTGAAGTAGTAGATATGGGATTCCATGGCATCATGCCCTCTTTGAACTAAACTTCTAGAGAGAACGTCCTCTTTACGAAAGATTTCACTCTTCTCAGTCAGACTTCTATTTTCTCTTACCTATATAGAGATTCTGCTAAATAGAGACTCGTTTTCCAGTAATCCCACAGAAGAGTCTTAGCTCCACAGGCAGGGTAATCTCGACTCAGACAACTATATGCATCCACTTATCTACCAAGAGCGTGTAACCATGAAATCGTTGGATTTTGTCTAACTAATCCCGATTGATCGCCAAATCTACTGTTAATTTGCGATATGCTTCCTCCATGTCATTCCAGAATCTCTCTAGTAACTTTGACTTATTAACATAGTATTCAAATTGAAAACGGCCTTTTCCGCGTTTTATCGTACCGCTTCTTCTTTGTCTCCTCTCAACTAAACCTAGCTCGTACAATCTTTTTAAAGAGAGGCTTAAAGATACCTTAGGTACGCCAATCAACGGTATTAACTCCTCAACCGTTATCGGCTTTTCGGACGTCCACAATCTCCATAGGACCTCGGTGGTTGTGGGGCTAAGTCCATAGATGCATCTTACCAATTTTGCTGCAACTCTGTCTGCCGTGTTATAATTAGTTTGGGTGATTTGATCCATAAAAACAATGATTATTTCTTGATTTTAATTATAGACCCTAAATATTTAGGCCTTTATAGTTATCTAAACACCAACGGAAAACTCCCTAAGCATTTAGGGTTCATCCTTTTTTGTAGTTAGACACATTAGATCCTATGACCACACTGGATTTGAGGGAGGTAGATCCTCCTCTTAGACATAAGCTGGTATTAGAAACTTTTCACAAGATGAGGCCTGGAGAGGAACTGGAAGTGATAGCTGACCACTATCCGGCTCATCTCCTCCAACTAATCTCGGGCAAGATTAAGAAATACGAGGTCAAAGAGAGCGGCGAGGGCATCTTTGTGCTAAAGCTAATCAAGGGTGGAGAAGAACCTAGACCTATAGTATCTCGCCTGTCTGATTATAGAAAATCAGGGGAAACATTTACTCCAATACCAGTTATCAGAAAGGACGAGTATGGAGCCATTCTAGTCTTCTTCAAACCTGGACAGTATATTCCAATACATGCCCCCGACTCAGA from Metallosphaera sedula DSM 5348 harbors:
- a CDS encoding 4Fe-4S dicluster domain-containing protein, encoding MGIDPNYRSRPVSGEHVGHKVYGNVDSPKVLGVHGTIVGVDFDICIADGSCITACPVNVFQWFDTPGNPVSEKKADPVNENACIFCMACVNVCPVAAIDVKPP
- a CDS encoding MarR family transcriptional regulator; this encodes MDQITQTNYNTADRVAAKLVRCIYGLSPTTTEVLWRLWTSEKPITVEELIPLIGVPKVSLSLSLKRLYELGLVERRQRRSGTIKRGKGRFQFEYYVNKSKLLERFWNDMEEAYRKLTVDLAINRD
- a CDS encoding hemerythrin domain-containing protein; amino-acid sequence: MQNVETISLFMTRDHVSGDNELEETLKEVKRRDWERAWNKAKIASARIKTHIFLEEEVLFPYLKGPDLDNWISELMMQHVAIWNLLDNILRLVEERDNETEVKLILLMQLLKAHNSIEEHSIYRELDKELAWNPNILFELRDSILPAGWKPKYM
- a CDS encoding DUF2249 domain-containing protein, with translation MTTLDLREVDPPLRHKLVLETFHKMRPGEELEVIADHYPAHLLQLISGKIKKYEVKESGEGIFVLKLIKGGEEPRPIVSRLSDYRKSGETFTPIPVIRKDEYGAILVFFKPGQYIPIHAPDSDLIFYVIEGKGKAQIGENQVEIDKGSIVVVPKGVKRGITAETYMEALHVVVPAPSPEDHEKVMEAAARGIREVQLKG